The following are encoded together in the Xanthomonas sacchari genome:
- a CDS encoding O-acetyl-ADP-ribose deacetylase — MKIEIWQGDITQLDVDAIVNAANESLLGGGGVDGAIHRAAGPELLEECRRLPELKPGVRCPVGEVRATAGHRLKARHVLHTVGPVWRDGAHNEPALLANCYWRTLRLAEQMGLHSVAFPAISCGVYGYPLHQAARIAVAETDAWQRAHAVPKRIILVAYNDATAKAYRQALRDAQCATAA; from the coding sequence ATGAAGATCGAAATCTGGCAAGGCGACATCACCCAGCTCGACGTGGACGCGATCGTCAACGCCGCCAACGAGTCCCTGCTCGGTGGTGGCGGCGTGGACGGCGCCATCCACCGTGCCGCCGGCCCGGAATTGCTGGAAGAATGCCGGCGCCTGCCGGAACTCAAGCCGGGCGTGCGCTGTCCGGTCGGCGAGGTGCGCGCCACCGCGGGCCATCGGCTCAAGGCGCGGCATGTGCTGCATACCGTCGGGCCGGTGTGGCGCGACGGCGCCCACAACGAACCGGCCCTGCTCGCCAACTGCTACTGGCGCACGCTGCGCCTGGCCGAACAGATGGGCCTGCACTCGGTGGCGTTCCCGGCGATCAGCTGCGGCGTCTACGGCTACCCGCTGCATCAGGCCGCGCGCATCGCGGTCGCCGAGACCGACGCCTGGCAGCGCGCGCACGCGGTGCCGAAGCGGATCATCCTGGTGGCCTACAACGACGCCACCGCCAAGGCGTATCGGCAGGCGCTGCGCGACGCGCAGTGCGCCACCGCCGCCTGA
- a CDS encoding isoprenylcysteine carboxylmethyltransferase family protein, translating to MHERTDRTEQAPARAQARVPLLVRTTSPAHFLLALLLGASLQHALPLPLPQGAALAWLQLGGGVVALAGLLLACWCFVLFARDRTTLLPERAPSHLVCHGPYRLTRNPMYVSLTLSYLGLSVQIGWPWSALLLPLPLLALQWVVIPYEEARLRERFGSAYARYCTQVARWL from the coding sequence ATGCACGAACGAACCGACCGAACCGAGCAAGCGCCTGCGCGCGCACAGGCGCGCGTGCCGTTGCTGGTCCGCACGACCTCCCCGGCGCACTTCCTGCTGGCGCTGCTGCTCGGCGCCAGCCTGCAGCACGCGCTGCCGCTCCCGCTGCCGCAGGGCGCCGCACTGGCCTGGCTGCAACTGGGCGGCGGTGTGGTCGCGCTCGCCGGCCTGCTGCTGGCGTGCTGGTGCTTCGTGCTGTTCGCACGCGACCGCACCACCCTGCTGCCCGAGCGCGCGCCCTCGCACCTGGTCTGCCACGGCCCGTACCGGCTGACCCGCAACCCGATGTACGTCAGCCTGACCCTGAGCTACCTCGGCCTGAGCGTGCAGATCGGCTGGCCGTGGTCGGCGCTGTTGCTGCCCTTGCCGTTGCTGGCCTTGCAGTGGGTGGTGATCCCCTACGAGGAAGCGCGCCTGCGCGAGCGCTTCGGCAGCGCCTATGCGCGCTACTGCACGCAGGTCGCGCGCTGGCTGTAG
- a CDS encoding nucleoside hydrolase, which yields MPIASASTATIPRRRVILEDDIDGFTPAQLLLLQSPEVEVLGISVVSGNIWRDEALAHTRRLLEIAGRGEVPVLPGPVFPLLNSELATERWEALYGKLLWKGAWTRQWVEHDTVQSAPRYHAHDVVPDLPLGNPTVVQAASEPAALFMIRKVREFPGEVSIVATGPLTNLALAQRLDPEFASLAKELVYMGGSLNPRQRRDSVSAAQFAREFVNSPRREFNIRWDPEAASIVMRAPWRRMVMVPVDPSTATELTPQLLARMSAADTPIGHALRRREPGFPMWDELATAVWLRPELATVSETLYVDTNTEFGAGYGDILSWAPGYQPGLGEQAQQVVREVDVDAIEQLLVERLTAPQPPALGAPLPA from the coding sequence ATGCCAATCGCTTCCGCCAGCACCGCCACCATCCCGCGTCGCCGGGTCATCCTCGAGGACGACATCGACGGCTTCACCCCTGCGCAGCTGCTGTTGCTGCAATCGCCGGAGGTCGAGGTGCTCGGCATCTCGGTGGTCAGCGGCAACATCTGGCGCGACGAGGCGCTGGCGCATACGCGCCGTCTGCTGGAAATCGCCGGGCGCGGCGAGGTGCCGGTGCTGCCCGGCCCGGTGTTCCCGCTGCTCAACAGCGAACTGGCCACCGAGCGCTGGGAGGCGCTGTACGGCAAGTTGCTGTGGAAGGGCGCGTGGACCCGGCAATGGGTCGAGCACGACACCGTGCAGAGCGCGCCGCGCTACCACGCGCACGACGTGGTCCCGGACCTGCCGCTGGGCAATCCCACGGTGGTGCAGGCGGCCAGCGAGCCGGCGGCGCTGTTCATGATCCGCAAGGTGCGCGAGTTCCCCGGCGAGGTCAGCATCGTCGCCACCGGGCCGTTGACCAACCTGGCCCTGGCGCAGCGGCTCGACCCCGAGTTCGCAAGCCTGGCCAAGGAACTGGTGTACATGGGCGGCAGCCTCAATCCGCGGCAGCGCCGCGACAGCGTGTCGGCGGCGCAGTTCGCGCGCGAGTTCGTCAATTCGCCGCGGCGCGAGTTCAACATCCGCTGGGATCCGGAGGCAGCCAGCATCGTGATGCGTGCGCCGTGGCGGCGCATGGTGATGGTGCCGGTGGATCCGTCCACCGCCACCGAACTGACCCCGCAGCTGCTGGCGCGGATGAGCGCGGCCGACACGCCGATCGGCCACGCGCTGCGCCGGCGCGAGCCGGGCTTCCCGATGTGGGACGAACTGGCCACCGCGGTGTGGCTGCGCCCGGAACTGGCCACGGTCAGCGAGACCCTGTACGTGGACACCAACACCGAGTTCGGCGCCGGCTACGGCGACATCCTGTCGTGGGCGCCGGGCTACCAGCCGGGCCTGGGCGAACAGGCGCAGCAGGTGGTGCGCGAGGTCGACGTGGACGCGATCGAACAGTTGCTGGTGGAGCGCCTGACCGCGCCGCAGCCGCCGGCGCTGGGCGCGCCGCTGCCTGCGTAG
- a CDS encoding AtzE family amidohydrolase — protein MQIPATWQAGIQRNAELLRGYAHLLQDFAAPPPPPASQEGGVVAPMVAATRADGSAARRHAQQALAQIDRGNAQLCAVTRPLPARAEADAARVQAALAGGGDGGALAGVPFVVKDLFDVAGLATTAGAALRADAAPATCDAAVLRRLTEAGAVLVGTANMDEFAYGFATVNAHYGTTTNPHDPQRLAGGSSGGSAAAVAARWVPFALGSDTNGSIRVPAALCGIYGLRPSHGSLAMDGVFPFVEAFDVVGPFATTVADLRVVYEAMRGQPLPSRDAVGLRVARLDGWFRRNLDPELDAGLAALHDALGGNAWRELPQAERARAAAFVMTAAEGGYRHRQALAAHGDRFDPATRDRLLAGLQLPAAAIADAQRFGAWFAEAMQRLWDEVDVLLAPATPCAAPRIDQETIQIDGAAVSARANLGVFTQPLGLARCPVLAAPLYRPGQLPLGVQLIAAPGREDRLFALAAQLERAGLIGATPPSLEPR, from the coding sequence ATGCAGATCCCAGCGACCTGGCAGGCCGGTATCCAGCGCAACGCCGAGCTGCTGCGCGGCTACGCGCACCTGCTGCAGGACTTCGCGGCGCCGCCGCCACCGCCAGCGTCGCAGGAGGGCGGGGTCGTCGCGCCAATGGTGGCGGCCACGCGCGCCGACGGCAGCGCCGCACGGCGACACGCGCAGCAGGCGCTAGCGCAGATCGACCGCGGCAATGCGCAGTTGTGCGCGGTGACGCGGCCGCTGCCGGCGCGCGCCGAGGCCGATGCGGCGCGCGTGCAGGCGGCATTGGCCGGTGGCGGCGACGGCGGTGCGCTGGCCGGGGTGCCGTTCGTGGTCAAGGACCTGTTCGATGTCGCCGGCTTGGCGACCACCGCCGGCGCCGCGCTGCGCGCCGACGCGGCGCCGGCCACGTGCGATGCGGCGGTGCTGCGGCGCCTGACCGAGGCCGGCGCAGTGCTGGTCGGCACCGCCAACATGGACGAGTTCGCCTACGGCTTCGCCACGGTCAACGCGCACTACGGCACCACCACCAATCCGCACGATCCGCAGCGTCTGGCCGGCGGTTCCTCCGGCGGCTCGGCGGCGGCGGTGGCGGCGCGCTGGGTGCCGTTCGCGCTGGGCTCGGACACCAACGGCTCGATCCGTGTGCCGGCGGCGCTGTGCGGCATCTACGGCCTGCGCCCGAGCCATGGCAGCCTGGCGATGGACGGCGTGTTCCCGTTCGTCGAGGCCTTCGACGTGGTCGGGCCGTTCGCGACCACGGTCGCCGACCTGCGTGTGGTGTACGAGGCCATGCGTGGGCAGCCGCTGCCGTCGCGGGACGCCGTCGGCTTGCGCGTGGCGCGCCTGGACGGCTGGTTCCGACGCAATCTCGATCCGGAACTGGACGCCGGCCTGGCCGCGCTGCACGACGCGCTGGGCGGCAACGCCTGGCGCGAACTGCCGCAGGCCGAACGCGCCCGCGCGGCGGCGTTCGTGATGACCGCGGCCGAGGGCGGCTATCGCCATCGCCAGGCGCTGGCCGCGCATGGCGACCGCTTCGATCCGGCCACGCGCGATCGCCTGCTCGCCGGGCTGCAACTGCCGGCCGCGGCCATCGCCGATGCGCAGCGCTTCGGCGCCTGGTTCGCCGAGGCGATGCAGCGCCTGTGGGACGAGGTCGACGTGCTGCTGGCGCCGGCCACGCCGTGCGCGGCACCGCGCATCGACCAGGAGACGATCCAGATCGACGGCGCGGCGGTGTCGGCGCGCGCCAATCTCGGCGTGTTCACCCAGCCGCTGGGCCTGGCGCGTTGCCCGGTGCTGGCCGCACCGCTGTACCGCCCGGGGCAGTTGCCGCTGGGCGTGCAACTGATCGCTGCGCCAGGGCGCGAGGACCGCCTGTTCGCGCTCGCCGCGCAACTGGAACGCGCCGGCCTGATCGGCGCGACCCCGCCGTCGCTGGAGCCGCGCTGA
- a CDS encoding gamma-glutamyltransferase family protein, producing MLHTLRSRRGMVVAPHHLAAQAGRDVLRDGGTAVEAAVATAACLAVVYPHMTGIGGDGFWLIAEPDGRVHAIDACGRAAQGATLQHYAGQAAIPWRGPGAANTVAGTVSGWALALRQSEARLPLARLLDDAIQHAAAGVPVTLGGSAVAATKGAELRAQPGAYAAIFEAAGRPLREGELLRQPQLAATLQRLAAAGLDDFYRGALAADLAADLQALGSPLRAADLAAHQAEASVPLSVAVAGARLYNHAPPTQGLASLLILALFDRLAVDRADGYAHLHGLVEATKQAFLIRDAHVGDPAWMTLDAQALLDDAGALDAMAARIDPARALPWPQPSQAGDTVWFGAIDGAGRAVSCIQSTYFEFGSGLVLPRSGIVWQNRGCSFRLAADGWNALAPGRKPFHTLNPALARFDDGRLMAYGTMGGEGQPQTQAALFSRYARFGVPLQQAVSAPRWLLGRTWGEDSTTLKLEDRFDPAVVQALRAAGHVVELLPPFTAVMGHAGALVREADGTLSGASDPRSDGAVAGW from the coding sequence ATGCTGCACACCCTGCGGTCGCGGCGCGGCATGGTGGTCGCCCCGCATCATCTCGCCGCGCAGGCCGGGCGCGACGTGCTGCGCGACGGCGGCACCGCGGTGGAGGCGGCGGTGGCGACCGCAGCCTGCCTGGCGGTGGTCTATCCGCACATGACCGGCATCGGCGGCGACGGCTTCTGGCTGATCGCCGAACCGGACGGCCGCGTGCATGCGATCGACGCCTGCGGCCGCGCCGCGCAGGGCGCCACGCTGCAGCACTATGCCGGGCAGGCGGCGATTCCATGGCGCGGTCCGGGCGCGGCCAACACCGTCGCCGGCACCGTGTCCGGCTGGGCGCTGGCCCTGCGCCAGAGCGAGGCGCGGCTGCCGCTGGCGCGCCTGCTCGACGACGCCATCCAGCATGCCGCGGCCGGCGTGCCGGTCACCCTCGGCGGCAGTGCCGTCGCCGCGACCAAAGGCGCCGAACTGCGCGCCCAGCCCGGTGCCTACGCGGCGATCTTCGAGGCCGCCGGGCGGCCGCTGCGCGAGGGCGAACTGCTGCGCCAGCCGCAACTGGCCGCCACCCTGCAGCGCCTGGCCGCGGCCGGCCTGGACGATTTCTACCGCGGCGCGCTCGCCGCCGACCTCGCCGCCGATCTGCAGGCGCTAGGCAGCCCGCTGCGCGCCGCCGATCTGGCCGCGCACCAGGCCGAGGCCAGCGTGCCGCTGTCGGTTGCGGTCGCCGGCGCGCGCCTGTACAACCACGCGCCGCCGACCCAGGGCCTGGCCTCGCTGCTGATCCTGGCGCTGTTCGACCGCCTGGCCGTGGACCGGGCCGATGGCTACGCGCACCTGCACGGCCTGGTCGAAGCGACCAAGCAGGCGTTCCTGATCCGCGATGCGCACGTCGGCGACCCGGCCTGGATGACCCTGGACGCGCAGGCGCTGCTCGACGATGCCGGTGCGCTCGACGCGATGGCCGCGCGCATCGATCCGGCGCGCGCGCTGCCGTGGCCGCAGCCGTCGCAGGCCGGCGACACCGTCTGGTTCGGTGCGATCGACGGCGCCGGCCGTGCGGTCAGCTGCATCCAGTCCACCTATTTCGAATTCGGTTCCGGGCTGGTGCTGCCGCGCAGCGGCATCGTCTGGCAGAACCGCGGCTGCAGCTTCCGTCTCGCGGCCGACGGCTGGAACGCGCTGGCGCCCGGGCGCAAACCCTTCCATACGCTCAATCCGGCGCTGGCACGTTTCGACGACGGCCGGCTGATGGCCTACGGCACCATGGGCGGCGAAGGCCAGCCGCAGACCCAGGCGGCGCTGTTCAGCCGCTACGCCCGGTTCGGCGTGCCGCTGCAGCAGGCGGTCAGCGCGCCGCGGTGGCTGCTCGGCCGCACCTGGGGCGAGGACAGCACCACGCTGAAACTGGAGGATCGCTTCGACCCCGCCGTGGTGCAGGCCTTGCGCGCGGCCGGGCACGTGGTCGAACTGCTGCCGCCGTTCACCGCGGTGATGGGCCACGCCGGCGCGCTGGTGCGCGAGGCCGACGGCACCTTGAGCGGCGCCAGCGACCCGCGCAGCGATGGGGCGGTGGCAGGGTGGTAG
- a CDS encoding tetratricopeptide repeat protein has protein sequence MHAGRDALMRASALVHAAMTDPQGGTAALMQAESLLLAALAAAPDDAALLTGLGAVQCDLGRYAEAVDALQRAVRLQSDDRHTYFNLGVALLNRGDGAQAMQRFRQAGTRAGLAATWEAYFDPQAQ, from the coding sequence ATGCACGCCGGCCGCGACGCCCTGATGCGTGCCAGCGCGCTGGTGCATGCGGCGATGACCGATCCGCAGGGCGGGACCGCGGCGTTGATGCAGGCCGAGTCGCTGCTGCTGGCCGCGCTGGCGGCAGCGCCGGACGATGCCGCACTGCTCACCGGCCTGGGGGCGGTGCAGTGCGACCTGGGGCGCTACGCCGAGGCGGTCGACGCGTTGCAGCGCGCCGTGCGGCTGCAGTCGGACGACCGCCACACCTATTTCAATCTCGGCGTGGCGCTGCTCAACCGCGGCGACGGCGCGCAGGCGATGCAGCGGTTTCGGCAGGCGGGCACGCGGGCGGGGTTGGCGGCGACCTGGGAAGCCTATTTCGATCCGCAGGCGCAATGA
- a CDS encoding LysR family transcriptional regulator codes for MLTFSRFTRYFMEVAHWRSIRRASEALHVSASAIDRQILKAEQELGVQLFERLPGGLRLTSAGELLLVDMRRWEKSYQRTLELFDELKGLRRGHVEIAMIDALSEGIVVDALAHLIDAHPGLTFNLQTEDNQKVADKVVAAEVDVGLLLDPVSGIDLEVVAFAEIPLGLCMPVGHPLSGRASLQLNDLLGEHRLLLPAAPLIVNEHAKAVYQRQHIDTRRCIRCNDVRTLRALVRQGVGVGLLSQLDVLADLADGRLAFVPLREGLARPMTLALCVAPQRQLSRAAQAMLKVLAPRVEAILEPRTGV; via the coding sequence ATGCTGACCTTTTCCCGCTTCACCCGTTATTTCATGGAAGTGGCGCACTGGCGCAGCATCCGCCGCGCCTCCGAGGCGCTGCACGTGTCGGCGTCGGCGATCGACCGGCAGATCCTCAAGGCCGAGCAGGAGCTGGGCGTGCAGTTGTTCGAGCGCTTGCCGGGTGGCCTGCGCCTGACCAGCGCCGGCGAATTGCTGCTGGTGGACATGCGGCGCTGGGAGAAGAGCTACCAGCGCACGCTGGAACTGTTCGACGAACTGAAGGGGCTGCGCCGCGGCCACGTCGAGATCGCGATGATCGATGCCTTGAGCGAGGGCATCGTGGTCGATGCCCTGGCGCACCTGATCGACGCGCACCCGGGCCTGACCTTCAACCTGCAGACCGAGGACAACCAGAAGGTCGCCGACAAGGTCGTCGCCGCGGAGGTGGATGTCGGGCTGTTGCTGGATCCGGTCAGCGGCATCGACCTGGAGGTGGTCGCCTTCGCCGAGATCCCGCTGGGCCTTTGCATGCCGGTGGGGCATCCGCTCAGCGGCAGGGCGAGCCTGCAGTTGAACGACCTGCTCGGCGAGCATCGCCTGCTGCTGCCGGCGGCGCCGCTGATCGTCAACGAGCATGCCAAGGCGGTGTACCAGCGCCAGCACATCGACACGCGCCGCTGCATCCGCTGCAACGACGTGCGCACGCTGCGCGCGCTGGTGCGCCAGGGCGTCGGCGTGGGCCTGCTGTCGCAACTGGACGTGCTCGCCGACCTGGCCGACGGGCGCCTGGCATTCGTGCCCTTGCGCGAGGGCCTGGCCAGGCCAATGACGCTGGCGCTGTGCGTGGCGCCGCAGCGACAACTGTCCAGGGCGGCGCAGGCCATGCTCAAGGTGTTGGCGCCGCGGGTGGAAGCGATCCTGGAGCCGCGCACGGGTGTGTAG
- a CDS encoding allantoate amidohydrolase, protein MASAGLRAVARCDALGVAPYSDTARGLFRGWLSPAHRAAVAAVAAWMGEAGLHTRIDPAGNLLGRYEGVVAQAPALLIGSHLDSVRDAGRYDGPLGIMLGIECVAALHAQGRRLPFAIEVIAFGDEEGSRFPASMLSSRAVAGTLDPAALQVHDGDGIALAEALAAWGLDIALLPRAARAPQEVLAYLEAHIEQGPVLEAEGLALGAVSGIAAQRRYRALLLGRAGHAGTTRMDLRADALAASAECVLAVEQVARSGPADLVATVGRLQVAPGAVNVVPGRVEFSIDVRAGTDAVRDAAAEAIAQRLYAIAAARGVQLELQCVQDLPASPCAPRLVAALETAIAAQGIAPRRLVSGAGHDAMVMAALCPTAMLFLRCAGGVSHHPAERVDPADADLAVAAMLHFLDSLGDTLVR, encoded by the coding sequence ATGGCCAGCGCGGGCCTGCGCGCGGTCGCGCGCTGCGACGCGCTCGGCGTGGCGCCCTACAGCGACACCGCGCGCGGCCTGTTCCGCGGCTGGCTCAGCCCGGCGCATCGCGCCGCCGTGGCGGCGGTGGCGGCTTGGATGGGCGAGGCCGGCCTGCACACCCGCATCGACCCGGCCGGCAATCTGCTCGGTCGCTACGAAGGCGTCGTCGCGCAGGCGCCGGCGCTGCTGATCGGCAGCCACCTGGACAGCGTGCGCGACGCCGGCCGCTACGATGGCCCGCTCGGGATCATGCTCGGCATCGAATGCGTGGCCGCGCTGCACGCGCAGGGTCGGCGGCTGCCGTTCGCCATCGAGGTGATCGCCTTCGGCGACGAGGAAGGCTCGCGCTTCCCGGCATCGATGCTGAGCAGCCGCGCGGTGGCTGGCACGCTGGATCCGGCGGCCCTGCAGGTGCACGACGGCGACGGCATCGCCCTGGCCGAGGCGCTGGCCGCCTGGGGCCTGGACATCGCGCTGCTGCCGCGTGCGGCGCGCGCGCCGCAGGAGGTGCTGGCGTATCTGGAAGCGCATATCGAACAAGGGCCAGTGCTGGAAGCCGAGGGGCTGGCGTTGGGGGCGGTCAGCGGCATCGCCGCGCAGCGCCGCTACCGTGCGCTGCTGCTGGGCCGCGCCGGCCATGCCGGCACCACCCGCATGGACCTGCGCGCCGATGCGCTGGCCGCCTCCGCCGAGTGCGTGCTGGCGGTGGAGCAGGTGGCGCGCAGCGGCCCGGCGGACCTGGTGGCCACGGTCGGACGCCTACAGGTGGCGCCGGGCGCGGTCAACGTGGTGCCGGGGCGGGTCGAGTTCTCGATCGACGTGCGCGCCGGCACCGATGCCGTTCGCGATGCCGCGGCCGAGGCGATCGCGCAGCGCCTGTATGCGATCGCCGCCGCGCGCGGCGTGCAGTTGGAGTTGCAGTGCGTGCAGGACCTGCCGGCCAGTCCCTGCGCGCCGCGCCTGGTCGCGGCGCTGGAAACTGCCATCGCCGCGCAGGGCATCGCGCCGCGGCGGCTGGTGTCCGGTGCCGGCCACGACGCGATGGTGATGGCCGCGCTGTGCCCGACCGCGATGCTGTTCCTGCGCTGCGCCGGCGGCGTCAGCCACCACCCGGCCGAACGCGTGGATCCCGCCGACGCCGACCTGGCGGTGGCGGCGATGCTGCACTTCCTCGATTCCCTGGGAGACACCCTTGTCCGTTGA